The following proteins come from a genomic window of Pseudomonas sp. WJP1:
- a CDS encoding AraC family transcriptional regulator, whose translation MPVSRNSGIDYRKKGIMIKSLDEFLREIDGRACAVSSSATDYPENWVIEAHSHQAHQLIYAIEGVMVVHSGLSQWTVPPSRGIWMPSRHIHSIRCVGPLKMRSLFVRPDVFADMPSEPRAVSISALLSELIKVSVDITAPYDADSREGRVMRLILDELRILPTLPLHLPQPSDPRIKAVCSALQRDPGDGSTLAHWSARLDLDEKTIQRLFRKETGMTFGQWRQQARLLLALERIAVGEKIIDIAGELGYDSPSAFTSMFKKQFGKTPSHFFR comes from the coding sequence TTGCCTGTCTCGCGCAATTCGGGAATCGACTATCGCAAAAAGGGCATCATGATCAAGTCGCTGGATGAATTCCTCCGGGAGATCGACGGACGAGCCTGCGCCGTAAGCAGCAGCGCCACCGACTACCCTGAAAACTGGGTGATCGAAGCGCATTCCCATCAAGCCCACCAACTGATCTACGCCATCGAAGGCGTGATGGTGGTGCACTCCGGATTGAGCCAATGGACGGTACCGCCCAGCCGCGGGATATGGATGCCGAGCCGGCACATTCACTCGATTCGTTGCGTCGGTCCGTTGAAGATGCGCAGCCTGTTCGTGCGTCCCGACGTATTTGCGGACATGCCGAGCGAACCCAGGGCGGTGAGTATTTCGGCGTTGCTCAGTGAGTTGATCAAGGTCTCGGTGGATATCACCGCACCCTACGATGCGGACTCGCGCGAAGGCCGGGTCATGCGCCTGATCCTCGATGAACTGAGGATTTTGCCCACCTTGCCATTGCACCTGCCCCAGCCCTCGGACCCACGGATCAAGGCGGTGTGTTCAGCGTTGCAACGCGACCCCGGCGATGGCTCGACCCTGGCGCACTGGAGCGCACGCCTGGACCTCGACGAGAAAACCATCCAGCGCCTGTTCCGCAAGGAAACCGGGATGACCTTCGGCCAATGGCGTCAACAGGCGCGTTTGCTGCTGGCCCTGGAGCGCATCGCCGTCGGCGAGAAGATCATCGACATTGCCGGGGAGCTGGGATACGACAGCCCCAGTGCGTTTACCAGCATGTTCAAGAAGCAGTTCGGCAAGACCCCCAGTCATTTTTTCAGGTAG